The following coding sequences are from one Paenibacillus stellifer window:
- a CDS encoding ATP-binding cassette domain-containing protein codes for MANVIRTHMLCKSFGTSDVITSVNMNVKSGEIYGFLGPNGAGKSTLMKMLLGLVRPTGGEVELFGQTVLAGSTEYLKRIGHLIETPVFYEKLTAEENLGLHCEYMGYYNKQAVSEALSMVRLVGVENKPVKQFSLGMKQRLGIARAISTRPELLILDEPINGLDPEGIQLMRGLFRRLRDEWGMTILISSHLLSEIEQVADTVGVLDQGRLLREVSLDSVRASTTEFVEIVTSNVTQAAFVLVDNLGISSFKQLGDRTLRVYDNSVSQEALSKELVLNDVPIESINRRHHTLEEYFFEMIKGGGEHAASHRTGV; via the coding sequence ATGGCGAACGTCATCCGGACACATATGCTGTGCAAAAGCTTCGGCACGTCGGATGTGATAACGAGCGTAAATATGAATGTGAAGAGCGGCGAAATCTACGGATTTCTCGGACCCAACGGAGCAGGCAAGTCAACATTGATGAAAATGCTGCTCGGTCTGGTCAGACCGACCGGCGGCGAGGTTGAGCTGTTCGGACAGACTGTGCTGGCCGGTTCGACCGAGTATTTGAAGCGGATCGGCCACCTGATCGAGACGCCCGTGTTCTATGAGAAGCTGACCGCCGAAGAGAATCTCGGGCTTCACTGCGAGTATATGGGATATTACAACAAGCAGGCGGTCTCTGAAGCGCTGTCGATGGTCAGGCTGGTCGGGGTAGAGAATAAACCGGTGAAGCAGTTCTCCCTCGGGATGAAGCAGCGGCTGGGGATTGCAAGAGCCATTTCGACGAGACCCGAGCTGCTTATTCTGGACGAACCGATTAACGGCCTGGACCCGGAGGGAATTCAGCTTATGCGGGGGCTGTTCCGCAGGCTGCGCGACGAATGGGGCATGACGATTCTGATCTCGAGCCATCTGCTGTCCGAAATCGAGCAGGTGGCCGATACCGTCGGCGTTCTGGACCAGGGGCGGCTGCTCCGGGAAGTGTCGCTGGACAGCGTGCGGGCTTCGACGACGGAGTTCGTGGAGATCGTTACCTCAAATGTCACCCAGGCCGCATTCGTACTTGTCGACAATCTCGGGATCAGCAGCTTTAAACAGCTCGGCGACCGGACGCTGCGCGTCTATGACAACTCGGTTTCCCAGGAAGCATTATCCAAAGAACTCGTGCTGAACGATGTCCCGATCGAATCGATCAATCGTCGTCATCACACGCTGGAGGAATATTTCTTCGAGATGATCAAAGGAGGCGGAGAGCATGCTGCATCTCATCGGACTGGAGTTTAA
- a CDS encoding ABC transporter permease: MLHLIGLEFKKGRAAGYTWGSLIAWAAIVGMISLIYFVDGNNLADPAFKDQGELLQVIEIMVRATFIIYASALLSKLIISEYKDKTMALLFTYPISRKKLIFAKLIIVFLWCFLNIVIANLLIDALFLAIDSYMGYLPDRLTRHDLFIHEGNVLMQALGAAGMSLLPLVIGLRRKSVAATVASSIFIVMIVCSNNMGFTLSSIIAIPLSLAGLGILITYLSFRNVDQMDVG, from the coding sequence ATGCTGCATCTCATCGGACTGGAGTTTAAAAAAGGGCGCGCCGCTGGCTACACCTGGGGCTCGCTGATCGCCTGGGCGGCTATTGTCGGCATGATATCGCTTATTTATTTTGTAGATGGCAACAATCTGGCGGACCCTGCGTTCAAGGATCAGGGCGAATTGCTGCAGGTGATTGAGATCATGGTTCGGGCCACCTTCATTATTTATGCCTCTGCGCTTCTGTCCAAGCTGATTATCAGCGAATATAAGGACAAGACGATGGCCCTGCTGTTCACATACCCGATTAGCCGCAAAAAGCTGATTTTTGCCAAGTTGATCATCGTGTTTCTCTGGTGCTTCCTGAATATCGTGATCGCCAATCTGCTAATCGATGCGCTGTTCCTCGCCATTGATTCCTACATGGGCTATTTGCCGGACCGTCTCACCCGCCATGACCTCTTCATTCATGAAGGCAATGTGCTGATGCAGGCATTAGGCGCCGCAGGCATGAGCCTGCTCCCGCTTGTTATCGGACTGCGCCGCAAATCGGTGGCTGCTACGGTTGCATCCTCGATCTTCATCGTCATGATCGTCTGCTCCAACAATATGGGCTTCACACTCAGTTCCATCATCGCAATCCCCCTGTCCCTGGCCGGGCTGGGCATCCTGATTACGTATCTTAGCTTCCGGAATGTGGATCAGATGGATGTCGGATAG
- a CDS encoding HAMP domain-containing methyl-accepting chemotaxis protein, with product MQKNHKFMSSFKSRPLPRLRLRKLNLLGKLRVKMAICFTGIGLFVLLTGVISLYQMNGMQKNTEDITRKTLPALEQLYDMSFYSEHIMSVSLQHFQNEDQSAKQQLSEERDSYIRKFAQVRTSYEKSVSGPELDQVKSLSGQWDEFMRINDQALKLSTQQDEELAQEVSGKGVTAFNAMQKTLDELVQQKKSEAVMKEGLSGDIFRSARIVVMVSVVIVMLLTLLMNILVHRAITSPIGRVTSRLKRIAEGDLKEEPLKVRSRDEIGTLADTVSAMNAALLDIVTRIRSVSGTIGEQSVQLGVSTMEAREGGRQIAATMEELADAAGGQADAASDAASAVDRLNASIEEAAAKGEQLAEASRQVMAKGDTGSERMARSVTQMSELADAVSESMKMVESLIGRNEGIYALVGSISSISEQTHLLAINAAIEAARAGEHGRGFAVVADEVRRLSEQVQQIVGEITAITQAIHTDSSSVADSLRQGMEQTAEGRRRIAKTGEALADITSSVGVMAETIASVSEELQMMRKTSDEMRRFSLRTAELSQQSAAGVEETSASATEQVHTNGVVASGIERLKTLSDELEQSVSRFQV from the coding sequence ATGCAAAAGAATCACAAATTTATGTCCTCATTCAAATCCCGCCCCCTTCCAAGACTTCGGCTTCGGAAGCTGAATCTGCTGGGCAAGCTGCGGGTCAAGATGGCCATCTGTTTCACGGGAATAGGGCTGTTCGTACTGTTAACAGGTGTGATTTCCCTCTATCAGATGAACGGGATGCAGAAGAACACGGAGGACATCACCCGGAAGACTTTGCCCGCGCTCGAACAATTATATGATATGAGCTTTTACAGCGAGCATATTATGTCGGTCAGCCTTCAGCATTTCCAGAACGAAGATCAATCCGCCAAGCAGCAGCTTTCGGAGGAGCGCGACAGCTATATCCGCAAGTTCGCCCAGGTCCGCACCAGCTATGAGAAGAGCGTCTCCGGACCGGAGCTTGATCAGGTTAAATCTCTGTCCGGCCAGTGGGACGAATTCATGCGGATTAACGATCAGGCGCTGAAGCTGAGTACGCAGCAGGACGAGGAGCTGGCGCAGGAAGTATCCGGCAAAGGAGTCACGGCCTTTAACGCCATGCAGAAGACGCTGGATGAGCTCGTTCAGCAGAAGAAATCGGAAGCTGTCATGAAAGAGGGATTGTCCGGTGATATCTTTCGCAGCGCCCGAATCGTCGTCATGGTATCGGTTGTAATCGTCATGCTGCTTACGCTCCTGATGAATATCCTCGTTCACCGGGCGATTACTTCTCCAATCGGACGGGTGACCAGCCGGCTGAAGCGGATCGCCGAAGGCGATCTGAAGGAAGAGCCGTTGAAGGTCCGAAGCCGGGATGAAATCGGCACGCTGGCTGACACGGTAAGCGCCATGAATGCTGCGCTGCTGGATATTGTAACCCGGATTCGCAGCGTATCCGGAACGATCGGGGAGCAGAGCGTACAGCTCGGCGTCTCCACGATGGAGGCTCGGGAGGGCGGCAGACAGATCGCCGCGACGATGGAGGAGCTGGCGGACGCCGCCGGCGGGCAGGCGGATGCCGCGTCGGACGCCGCGAGCGCGGTGGACCGTCTTAACGCCTCTATTGAAGAGGCGGCCGCCAAGGGTGAGCAGTTGGCCGAGGCTTCGCGCCAGGTTATGGCAAAGGGCGATACGGGCAGCGAACGGATGGCCCGTTCCGTCACCCAGATGAGCGAGCTGGCCGATGCGGTATCGGAATCGATGAAGATGGTGGAATCGCTGATCGGGCGGAACGAGGGAATCTACGCTTTGGTAGGATCGATCTCCTCGATATCGGAGCAGACTCATCTTCTGGCTATCAATGCGGCTATCGAAGCGGCCAGGGCGGGAGAGCATGGAAGAGGCTTTGCAGTTGTGGCCGATGAGGTGCGCCGGCTGTCGGAACAGGTGCAGCAGATTGTGGGCGAAATTACGGCAATTACGCAGGCTATACATACAGATTCGAGTTCGGTGGCAGATAGTCTGCGCCAAGGCATGGAGCAGACAGCAGAAGGCAGACGGCGGATCGCCAAGACGGGCGAGGCGCTGGCCGACATTACTTCATCTGTCGGCGTAATGGCCGAGACAATTGCTTCTGTCTCCGAAGAGCTTCAAATGATGCGGAAGACCAGCGATGAAATGCGCCGCTTCAGCCTGCGGACAGCGGAGCTATCCCAGCAGTCGGCCGCTGGTGTGGAAGAGACCTCGGCTTCCGCAACCGAGCAGGTGCACACGAACGGAGTAGTGGCCTCGGGGATCGAACGTCTGAAGACTCTGTCGGACGAGCTGGAGCAATCGGTGTCCCGCTTTCAGGTATAG
- a CDS encoding substrate-binding domain-containing protein, with translation MSDNTSYTTEEVAQLLKISKLKVYDLIKKGELSSYRVGKQMRVDSSDLEMYKQQSRESSGRQAYNYSSPALAQVYTPAPAAAVPLRSSARDIVITGQDISLDILAQHLEKHSSSLRPLRSYAGSLDSLISMYRGESDIVSTHLLDGDTGEFNIPYIRKLLVGSSYMVVRLLGREAGLYVRKGNPKKLSSWKDLNQPDLKLVNRERGSGARVLLDEQLRLNGIKASQIEGYTNEEISHLTVAGKVARGEADVGVGNEKSARMVDGVDFIPLIHEKYDLVMLKRPENQELISALLEICRSKALHDELGSLYGYDLTETGTIIYET, from the coding sequence ATGTCCGATAACACATCTTATACAACGGAAGAAGTTGCCCAACTTCTGAAAATATCGAAATTAAAAGTCTATGATCTGATTAAAAAAGGAGAGCTCTCTTCCTACCGGGTCGGCAAGCAAATGCGAGTAGACTCATCGGATCTTGAGATGTACAAGCAGCAATCCAGAGAGAGCAGCGGACGGCAGGCTTATAATTATTCGTCACCAGCCCTTGCTCAGGTCTATACGCCAGCACCTGCAGCGGCGGTCCCTTTACGGTCTTCGGCCAGAGACATCGTCATTACAGGGCAGGATATCAGCCTGGACATCCTCGCCCAGCATCTGGAGAAGCATTCGTCTTCCCTTCGTCCTCTGCGCTCCTATGCCGGCAGTCTGGACAGCCTGATCTCCATGTACCGCGGCGAATCGGACATCGTCAGCACCCATCTGCTGGACGGAGACACGGGCGAATTCAACATTCCGTACATCCGAAAGCTGCTCGTTGGCTCCAGCTATATGGTCGTTCGCCTGCTTGGACGTGAAGCCGGCCTTTACGTCAGAAAGGGCAACCCCAAGAAACTGTCGTCCTGGAAGGATCTTAACCAACCTGACCTGAAGCTGGTCAATCGGGAACGGGGCTCGGGAGCCCGTGTGCTTCTGGACGAGCAGCTCCGGCTGAACGGAATTAAGGCTTCGCAAATCGAAGGGTATACGAATGAGGAAATCAGCCATTTGACGGTTGCCGGCAAGGTGGCCCGCGGCGAAGCCGATGTCGGCGTCGGCAACGAGAAGTCGGCGCGCATGGTAGACGGAGTCGATTTTATCCCCCTCATTCATGAGAAGTATGATCTCGTCATGCTGAAACGGCCCGAGAATCAGGAATTGATCTCCGCCTTGCTGGAAATCTGCCGTTCCAAAGCACTGCATGACGAGCTCGGTTCTCTATACGGCTACGACTTGACCGAAACCGGCACCATCATCTATGAGACCTAA
- a CDS encoding TOBE domain-containing protein, translated as MKLSARNQLEGTVTLVKAGPINAEVVIDAGGQTITSIISLDALQELEIKEGSKVTALFKASSVLLMA; from the coding sequence ATGAAGCTCAGCGCAAGAAATCAGTTGGAGGGCACAGTGACTCTTGTTAAAGCGGGTCCAATCAATGCGGAGGTTGTCATAGACGCCGGTGGACAGACCATTACCTCAATCATTTCTCTGGATGCTCTTCAAGAGCTCGAAATCAAGGAAGGCTCCAAGGTTACCGCTCTTTTCAAAGCCTCTTCCGTACTGCTGATGGCTTAA
- a CDS encoding D-2-hydroxyacid dehydrogenase, which translates to MTKSIVCLQTLTDEQREAVTQASPGYTFVQSEAKNPDMNALADAEIIIGWTKNISDTVLREGGPLRWVQSWSAGVDTMPLQALEEHNICLTSASGVHSKPIAQVIFGFMLIFARKFHTAIRNQESRLWIGREHMDSTELTGKTVVIVGTGEIGSETARIAKAFDMRTVGVRRSGEPLPGFDEMFETAQLKEAVSTGDYVINTLPLTDDTHHLFDASIFSSFKEGSCYINIGRGGTTDTEALVDALNEGKLSGAGLDVFENEPLPSDHPLWGMKQVVITPHVAGATDYYADRVVAIFAENMKSYLSSGRPSRNVVDYARQY; encoded by the coding sequence ATGACAAAATCGATCGTATGTCTTCAAACGCTGACCGATGAACAGAGAGAAGCGGTCACCCAGGCCTCTCCGGGCTACACATTCGTGCAGAGCGAAGCAAAGAACCCCGATATGAACGCCCTTGCCGATGCGGAGATCATCATCGGCTGGACTAAGAACATCTCGGACACGGTGCTCCGTGAAGGAGGACCGCTGCGCTGGGTTCAGTCCTGGTCGGCCGGAGTGGACACAATGCCGCTCCAGGCGCTGGAGGAACATAATATCTGTCTGACAAGCGCAAGCGGCGTTCACTCCAAGCCCATTGCGCAGGTAATCTTCGGGTTCATGCTGATCTTTGCGCGAAAATTCCACACGGCAATCCGCAACCAGGAAAGCCGGTTATGGATTGGAAGGGAGCACATGGATTCAACCGAGCTGACGGGCAAGACGGTCGTCATCGTCGGCACAGGCGAAATCGGAAGCGAAACCGCCCGCATCGCCAAGGCGTTTGACATGCGAACTGTCGGCGTGCGCCGCAGCGGAGAACCGCTGCCCGGCTTTGACGAGATGTTCGAGACCGCACAGCTCAAGGAAGCGGTAAGCACTGGCGATTATGTGATCAATACGCTGCCGCTGACCGACGACACCCACCATCTGTTCGATGCCTCCATCTTCTCTTCCTTTAAAGAAGGCTCCTGCTATATCAACATCGGGCGCGGCGGGACTACCGATACGGAAGCTCTGGTCGATGCCCTGAACGAAGGCAAGCTCAGCGGAGCCGGCCTTGATGTGTTTGAGAATGAGCCGCTGCCAAGCGATCATCCGCTGTGGGGAATGAAGCAGGTTGTCATAACGCCTCATGTCGCCGGCGCCACCGATTATTACGCAGACCGGGTTGTCGCTATTTTTGCCGAGAACATGAAATCCTATTTATCCTCCGGCCGCCCTTCCCGAAATGTTGTCGACTACGCCCGGCAGTACTAG
- the modA gene encoding molybdate ABC transporter substrate-binding protein, translated as MLRKLAITVMAAALLVAAPVAGSGKVEAAGKTQLLVSAAASLQDSLDKIEVTYEKLHPDVDLVFNYAASGTLQKQIEQGAPADIFFSAGDKQMNALVDAGLIGSHQELLKNQLVVVVPANSKAKLTTISQLTGSSYKKIAVGQPESVPAGQYAQQALTYRNIWDTLQSKLVFGKDVRAVLSYVETGNVDAGFVYKTDALTTKKVKIALTVSAQAHKAINYPLGIVKNTEHSAQATEFYNYLKTSAATSVFKSYGFSLY; from the coding sequence ATGTTAAGAAAGCTGGCAATTACGGTAATGGCGGCGGCACTCTTGGTGGCAGCGCCTGTAGCGGGAAGCGGAAAGGTGGAAGCTGCCGGCAAGACACAGCTGCTTGTATCCGCGGCTGCAAGCTTGCAGGACAGCCTGGACAAGATCGAGGTTACCTATGAGAAGCTGCATCCTGATGTTGATCTCGTGTTCAACTATGCCGCATCGGGCACGCTGCAGAAGCAGATCGAGCAGGGCGCACCGGCCGACATCTTCTTCTCTGCGGGGGACAAGCAGATGAACGCGCTTGTGGACGCGGGATTGATCGGATCCCATCAGGAACTGCTGAAGAATCAGCTGGTCGTTGTGGTTCCCGCCAATTCGAAGGCGAAGCTTACGACCATTTCGCAATTGACCGGCTCTTCCTATAAAAAGATCGCGGTTGGCCAGCCGGAATCCGTTCCTGCCGGACAATATGCTCAGCAAGCTCTGACTTACCGTAATATTTGGGACACGCTCCAGAGCAAGCTTGTATTCGGCAAAGACGTGCGCGCCGTTCTCTCCTATGTGGAAACAGGCAACGTTGATGCCGGCTTTGTCTACAAGACCGATGCGCTGACTACCAAGAAGGTGAAGATCGCTCTTACCGTCAGTGCCCAGGCTCACAAGGCCATCAACTATCCGCTCGGCATCGTCAAGAATACGGAGCACAGCGCCCAGGCTACGGAGTTCTACAATTATCTCAAGACCAGCGCCGCAACCAGCGTCTTTAAATCTTACGGATTCTCTCTCTACTAA
- a CDS encoding methyltransferase domain-containing protein gives MDDKLASYLYMYRSHENESGLCELELNALLQGDRLGAGLIITREKIDPGRSPYVTGRIDILASSESLDDIAEYAAGIPFAEGETFKVFCPREVEGTYDEHRRLERIVGARMAGQANMKNPGRLYGIAVHDGRIWFGTYTESDRSWQERKNKPHNYSTGLGVALARSAVNIAAPRPQGIKILDPCCGMGSVLIEGLSMGMDMTGCDLNPLAVRGARGNLRHFGYSEKTVTLGDMRELDGFYDAAVLDMPYNLCSVLPQEDTAEMLAALRRLTARAVIISTEALEEEIARAGFAVIGGCIVSKGSFQRSLWLCR, from the coding sequence ATGGACGATAAATTGGCATCCTATCTCTATATGTACCGGAGTCATGAGAATGAGAGCGGATTATGCGAGTTGGAGCTGAATGCGCTGCTTCAGGGCGACAGGCTTGGAGCCGGGCTAATCATTACCCGGGAGAAGATCGATCCCGGCCGCAGCCCTTATGTGACCGGCAGAATCGACATCCTGGCGTCGTCGGAGTCGCTGGACGACATTGCCGAATATGCCGCAGGGATACCGTTTGCGGAAGGCGAGACATTCAAGGTGTTCTGCCCCCGTGAAGTGGAGGGTACTTACGACGAACACCGCAGGCTGGAGCGGATTGTGGGTGCGCGGATGGCCGGACAAGCGAATATGAAGAACCCAGGCCGGTTATACGGAATCGCCGTTCATGACGGAAGGATATGGTTCGGGACGTATACGGAGAGCGATCGCAGCTGGCAGGAGCGCAAGAATAAGCCGCATAATTATTCGACCGGCCTCGGGGTGGCGCTCGCCAGATCAGCAGTCAACATTGCGGCTCCGAGACCGCAGGGGATTAAAATTCTCGACCCTTGCTGCGGCATGGGAAGCGTGTTGATTGAAGGGCTGTCCATGGGCATGGACATGACCGGCTGTGATCTGAACCCACTTGCCGTCCGGGGAGCCAGGGGGAATCTTCGCCATTTCGGCTACAGCGAGAAGACCGTAACGTTGGGCGACATGCGGGAGCTGGACGGCTTCTATGATGCGGCAGTGCTGGATATGCCGTATAATCTGTGCTCCGTCCTGCCTCAGGAGGATACGGCCGAAATGCTGGCTGCCCTGCGCAGACTAACCGCCCGTGCGGTCATCATCTCCACAGAAGCGCTGGAGGAGGAGATCGCACGGGCGGGATTCGCGGTTATTGGCGGCTGCATCGTGTCCAAGGGAAGCTTCCAGCGCTCCCTGTGGCTGTGCCGCTAG
- a CDS encoding deoxyguanosinetriphosphate triphosphohydrolase family protein, translating into MNLIDLREHRQYPEITRQETSRAAYERDYSRLIHSPTFRRLQGKSQVFGAGTGDYYRTRLTHSLEVAQIAREAAKSLLRAYPEVGMERADNPGLVLDPEVVECAAIAHDFGHPPFGHKGEEVLDGILDSLIEEKTSEKARVTGADPARKLEIYNEMRGKYEHFEGNAHNFRLIMFLEKRENIDGLNLSDAVLLGINKYPFPGTVLKKGMYQYEWDYISHIRSEWHIPPGKKTLEAQLMDLCDDIAYSAHDLEDGIKAGKIEVHEFFMHDPYILRLIVEKIMTLEDSFWDGWDEAAIRPKVEEVLNSFLSIWKEKMPTCENDYSRTRREVKAYWVSTFVGSLGVIPDGDWKKVTFVKEGREDEDLLRTVSVLKSFAWVTMIRDLRVQRLQKRSEWIVRKLWGAFLDPETSKAIIPTDWLQRFEKDQRKARPIWTWEHMVIDYIAGMTDAFAEKIYNELFGLKVGSIYDLD; encoded by the coding sequence ATGAACCTCATTGATCTTAGAGAACACCGACAATATCCGGAAATTACCCGCCAGGAAACGTCGCGCGCCGCTTATGAACGGGATTATTCCCGTCTGATTCATTCGCCAACCTTCCGCAGGCTGCAAGGGAAGTCGCAGGTGTTCGGCGCTGGAACCGGAGACTACTACCGGACGCGGCTGACCCATTCGCTGGAAGTGGCGCAGATCGCCCGGGAAGCGGCCAAGAGCCTGCTGCGCGCCTATCCTGAGGTAGGGATGGAGAGAGCGGATAATCCGGGACTCGTTCTTGATCCGGAGGTGGTCGAATGCGCGGCGATCGCCCATGATTTCGGCCATCCGCCTTTCGGACACAAAGGAGAAGAGGTGCTCGACGGAATTCTCGACAGCCTGATTGAAGAGAAGACCAGCGAGAAAGCCCGGGTTACAGGAGCCGATCCGGCCCGCAAACTGGAAATCTACAATGAAATGCGCGGCAAATACGAGCATTTTGAGGGCAATGCCCATAACTTTCGGCTTATCATGTTCCTGGAGAAACGGGAGAATATCGACGGCCTGAATCTGTCGGACGCCGTTCTGCTGGGAATCAACAAGTACCCGTTCCCCGGCACGGTGCTCAAGAAGGGCATGTATCAGTATGAGTGGGATTACATTTCCCATATCCGCTCCGAGTGGCACATCCCTCCCGGCAAAAAGACGCTCGAAGCCCAACTGATGGACCTGTGCGATGATATCGCATACTCTGCGCATGATTTGGAGGACGGCATCAAGGCCGGGAAGATCGAGGTGCATGAGTTTTTTATGCATGACCCTTATATTTTGCGGCTTATCGTCGAGAAGATCATGACGCTGGAGGATTCCTTTTGGGACGGCTGGGATGAGGCGGCGATTCGTCCGAAGGTGGAGGAGGTCCTGAATTCATTCCTGAGCATCTGGAAGGAGAAAATGCCGACCTGCGAGAACGACTACTCCCGGACGCGCCGCGAGGTCAAAGCGTATTGGGTGAGCACCTTTGTCGGTAGTCTGGGCGTCATCCCGGATGGCGACTGGAAGAAGGTTACCTTCGTCAAGGAAGGCAGAGAGGACGAGGATCTGCTCCGGACAGTCAGCGTGCTGAAGAGCTTCGCCTGGGTGACGATGATCCGCGATCTCCGCGTTCAGCGCCTTCAGAAGCGCAGCGAGTGGATTGTCCGCAAGCTGTGGGGAGCTTTTCTGGACCCGGAAACGTCGAAAGCGATCATCCCGACCGACTGGCTGCAGCGGTTCGAGAAGGACCAGCGAAAGGCGCGGCCGATCTGGACCTGGGAGCATATGGTCATCGACTATATCGCCGGAATGACGGATGCTTTTGCCGAGAAAATCTATAACGAGCTCTTTGGTCTCAAGGTCGGTTCGATTTATGACCTGGATTGA
- the modB gene encoding molybdate ABC transporter permease subunit, whose product MNINWTDFMAPVWLSIKIAVITSLVVFLLAAAAAKGMANRKFPGHSLIETVLLLPLVLPPTVVGFVLLVILGRRSWIGQWYEDLTGGTILFTWGSAVIAAVVVAFPLVYRTLKAGFEGVDRDLEDAARAQGANEFQVLRYVTFPLALRTLAAGYVLGFARGLGEFGATIMVAGNIPNRTQTIPTAIYVAVDGGDMTLAWAWVISIIAISAVMLMFVNRYS is encoded by the coding sequence ATGAATATCAATTGGACTGACTTTATGGCGCCTGTATGGCTGTCGATAAAAATCGCGGTAATTACAAGCCTGGTCGTATTCCTTCTGGCTGCGGCGGCGGCCAAGGGGATGGCGAACCGGAAGTTTCCGGGCCACAGCCTGATCGAGACGGTTCTGCTGCTGCCGCTGGTTCTTCCGCCTACCGTGGTCGGCTTCGTGCTTCTTGTTATTCTGGGAAGAAGAAGCTGGATCGGACAGTGGTATGAGGATCTGACCGGGGGAACGATTCTCTTTACCTGGGGATCGGCCGTCATTGCAGCTGTCGTCGTTGCCTTTCCGCTCGTCTACCGGACGCTGAAGGCCGGCTTCGAGGGGGTCGACCGGGATCTGGAGGACGCGGCTCGCGCCCAGGGAGCAAATGAGTTTCAGGTGCTTCGCTACGTAACCTTTCCGCTGGCGCTTCGTACGCTGGCTGCGGGCTATGTGCTCGGATTCGCACGGGGCCTTGGAGAGTTCGGCGCAACCATTATGGTTGCGGGGAACATTCCGAACCGGACGCAGACGATTCCAACGGCCATTTATGTGGCTGTGGACGGCGGAGATATGACGCTGGCCTGGGCTTGGGTTATATCCATTATCGCAATATCGGCGGTTATGCTCATGTTCGTCAATCGGTATTCCTAA